A single window of Gossypium arboreum isolate Shixiya-1 chromosome 13, ASM2569848v2, whole genome shotgun sequence DNA harbors:
- the LOC108464187 gene encoding uncharacterized protein LOC108464187 isoform X2 yields the protein MNRPAVSFQSTTTTAISSSSEMIPMGGYFAPPPMFLPRNSSIITSSPALLQPGNSSGSSFLVDSVAGLNHDTGLAVEWSVDEQYILEDGLEKYKEEPNILKYIKIAASLPEKTVRDVALRCRWMQRKRRKPEEHNAGKKVNNRKDKLVESSSKMTMPSSLPPTMAAYPLMMRHLDQNGRTPSEGICGTTMHLLKQNAQTFSQITSNLSQYKLQDNIDLFCHARNNITAMLNDMREMPGLMSHMPPLPVSVNEDLANGLLPGATNVLPQTMIFGSPSGIHLKQEPRC from the exons ATGAACCGACCGGCCGTATCTTTCCAATCAACTACTACTACTGCTATTAGTAGTAGTTCTGAGATGATTCCGATGGGTGGTTACTTTGCACCGCCGCCTATGTTCTTGCCTCGGAATTCCAGTATTATTACATCCTCCCCTGCCCTATTACAACCGGGAAACTCTTCTGGATCTTCCTTCCTTGTCGACTCTGTTGCAGGGCTCAATCATGATACAGGGTTGGCGGTGGAGTGGTCTGTTGATGAACAGTATATATTGGAGGATGGCCTTGAAAA ATATAAAGAGGAACCAAATATTTTGAAGTACATAAAGATTGCAGCTAGCTTGCCTGAGAAAACTGTACGTGATGTTGCACTGAGGTGTAGGTGGATGCAA AGAAAGCGTAGAAAACCTGAGGAACATAATGCGGGAAAGAAGGTAAACAACAGGAAG GATAAGCTGGTGGAATCATCTTCTAAGATGACTATGCCTTCATCTCTGCCACCAACCATGGCTGCATATCCTCTCATGATGCGTCATCTGGATCAGAATGGAAGAACGCCTTCTGAAG GAATATGTGGTACAACTATGCATCTTTTGAAGCAAAATGCTCAAACTTTTAGTCAAATCACATCCAATCTTTCTCAATACAAG TTACAGGATAACATTGACCTCTTTTGTCACGCAAGGAACAATATTACCGCCATGCTAAATGA CATGAGAGAGATGCCAGGATTAATGAGCCATATGCCACCATTGCCTGTATCTGTTAATGAGGATTTAGCAAATGGCCTCTTGCCTGGAGCAACTAATGTCTTGCCTCAG ACAATGATTTTTGGCTCGCCAAGCGGGATCCATCTCAAGCAGGAACCGAGGTGCTGA
- the LOC108464187 gene encoding uncharacterized protein LOC108464187 isoform X1 has protein sequence MNRPAVSFQSTTTTAISSSSEMIPMGGYFAPPPMFLPRNSSIITSSPALLQPGNSSGSSFLVDSVAGLNHDTGLAVEWSVDEQYILEDGLEKYKEEPNILKYIKIAASLPEKTVRDVALRCRWMQIKVLFGNWQRKRRKPEEHNAGKKVNNRKDKLVESSSKMTMPSSLPPTMAAYPLMMRHLDQNGRTPSEGICGTTMHLLKQNAQTFSQITSNLSQYKLQDNIDLFCHARNNITAMLNDMREMPGLMSHMPPLPVSVNEDLANGLLPGATNVLPQTMIFGSPSGIHLKQEPRC, from the exons ATGAACCGACCGGCCGTATCTTTCCAATCAACTACTACTACTGCTATTAGTAGTAGTTCTGAGATGATTCCGATGGGTGGTTACTTTGCACCGCCGCCTATGTTCTTGCCTCGGAATTCCAGTATTATTACATCCTCCCCTGCCCTATTACAACCGGGAAACTCTTCTGGATCTTCCTTCCTTGTCGACTCTGTTGCAGGGCTCAATCATGATACAGGGTTGGCGGTGGAGTGGTCTGTTGATGAACAGTATATATTGGAGGATGGCCTTGAAAA ATATAAAGAGGAACCAAATATTTTGAAGTACATAAAGATTGCAGCTAGCTTGCCTGAGAAAACTGTACGTGATGTTGCACTGAGGTGTAGGTGGATGCAA ATAAAGGTACTTTTTGGAAATTGGCAGAGAAAGCGTAGAAAACCTGAGGAACATAATGCGGGAAAGAAGGTAAACAACAGGAAG GATAAGCTGGTGGAATCATCTTCTAAGATGACTATGCCTTCATCTCTGCCACCAACCATGGCTGCATATCCTCTCATGATGCGTCATCTGGATCAGAATGGAAGAACGCCTTCTGAAG GAATATGTGGTACAACTATGCATCTTTTGAAGCAAAATGCTCAAACTTTTAGTCAAATCACATCCAATCTTTCTCAATACAAG TTACAGGATAACATTGACCTCTTTTGTCACGCAAGGAACAATATTACCGCCATGCTAAATGA CATGAGAGAGATGCCAGGATTAATGAGCCATATGCCACCATTGCCTGTATCTGTTAATGAGGATTTAGCAAATGGCCTCTTGCCTGGAGCAACTAATGTCTTGCCTCAG ACAATGATTTTTGGCTCGCCAAGCGGGATCCATCTCAAGCAGGAACCGAGGTGCTGA
- the LOC108464187 gene encoding uncharacterized protein LOC108464187 isoform X3 encodes MNRPAVSFQSTTTTAISSSSEMIPMGGYFAPPPMFLPRNSSIITSSPALLQPGNSSGSSFLVDSVAGLNHDTGLAVEWSVDEQYILEDGLEKYKEEPNILKYIKIAASLPEKTVRDVALRCRWMQIKVLFGNWQRKRRKPEEHNAGKKVNNRKDKLVESSSKMTMPSSLPPTMAAYPLMMRHLDQNGRTPSEGICGTTMHLLKQNAQTFSQITSNLSQYKHERDARINEPYATIACIC; translated from the exons ATGAACCGACCGGCCGTATCTTTCCAATCAACTACTACTACTGCTATTAGTAGTAGTTCTGAGATGATTCCGATGGGTGGTTACTTTGCACCGCCGCCTATGTTCTTGCCTCGGAATTCCAGTATTATTACATCCTCCCCTGCCCTATTACAACCGGGAAACTCTTCTGGATCTTCCTTCCTTGTCGACTCTGTTGCAGGGCTCAATCATGATACAGGGTTGGCGGTGGAGTGGTCTGTTGATGAACAGTATATATTGGAGGATGGCCTTGAAAA ATATAAAGAGGAACCAAATATTTTGAAGTACATAAAGATTGCAGCTAGCTTGCCTGAGAAAACTGTACGTGATGTTGCACTGAGGTGTAGGTGGATGCAA ATAAAGGTACTTTTTGGAAATTGGCAGAGAAAGCGTAGAAAACCTGAGGAACATAATGCGGGAAAGAAGGTAAACAACAGGAAG GATAAGCTGGTGGAATCATCTTCTAAGATGACTATGCCTTCATCTCTGCCACCAACCATGGCTGCATATCCTCTCATGATGCGTCATCTGGATCAGAATGGAAGAACGCCTTCTGAAG GAATATGTGGTACAACTATGCATCTTTTGAAGCAAAATGCTCAAACTTTTAGTCAAATCACATCCAATCTTTCTCAATACAAG CATGAGAGAGATGCCAGGATTAATGAGCCATATGCCACCATTGCCTGTATCTGTTAA
- the LOC108462388 gene encoding uncharacterized protein LOC108462388, with translation MGHHWYFGCFPKFSLISILFLPLKSLRFDGYGFSSVLPFLLYIYTSCFFFNFSIPSSIMNPIEINPEQDKVHDADQKIIPNGGWRASQDGDVEAGKSSENKEDSDSTEVNKTPDSDVAKEADHQINCNGHNKYIPTSKAQVPLPKPEPPKPKMERSQSLSIAESMPLIGKYIRDRSSSFSAAIMNRLSSLKEGSGDFVLKNDSLNFEVTEFKIPGVKVIVKLKSEEERLEEQISGQITLFTKSNCEHSIAARQFFKEKGLRYVEINIDVFTKSGNELMERTGSCEVPQIFFNDSLIGGLATLKSLSESGELHEKMKELLGPKCPEEAPKVPVYGINDEEDKEDELVGVVRFLRQSLPIQDRLIKMKMVKSCFAGPDVVEAIINHLDCGRRKGIATAKMMAQKHFIHHVFGENDFENGYHYYRFLEHEPFIMGCFNFRSSTNDNEPKPAYFIADRLSKLMFSIVEMDGYVSYDRLHVDYFRISKSEEFRRYIKLTRDLQRINLQLFTPNERLAFFLNLYNAMVIHAVISIGHPEGILDNKAFFLDFQYVIGGYPHSLSIIENGILRNNRKSPFSLTKPFSKEDRRLHLVPMRVNPLIHFGLCKGTRSSPKLRFFTAHNVEDELISAAKDYFQSEGIKIDRELRTVYLTRIIKWFSQDFGGQEKEILEWVLNYLEGRNAKLLKTMLGDGDPITIVYQDYDWSGNL, from the exons ATGGGCCACCATTGGTATTTTGGGTGCTTTCCAAAATTTTCTCTTATATCTATATTGTTTCTTCCATTAAAATCTCTCCGTTTTGATGGCTATGGTTTCTCTTCTGTACTCCCATTTCTTCTTTACATATATACATCttgtttctttttcaatttttcaattccCTCTTCAATAATGAATCCAATAGAAATCAACCCTGAGCAAGACAAAGTCCACGATGCCGATCAGAAGATTATTCCCAACGGCGGATGGAGGGCCAGTCAAGATGGAGATGTCGAGGCGGGAAAAAGTAGTGAAAACAAAGAAGATTCGGATTCCACTGAAGTTAATAAAACCCCAGATTCCGACGTTGCTAAGGAGGCTGATCATCAAATCAATTGCAATGGCCATAATAAATACATTCCGACCAGCAAGGCTCAAGTTCCTCTCCCGAAACCGGAGCCACCGAAGCCAAAAATGGAGCGTTCGCAGTCATTGTCCATCGCCGAAAGCATGCCTTTGATAGGGAAATACATAAGAGATCGGAGCAGCAGCTTTTCAGCGGCGATCATGAACCGTTTATCGTCGCTAAAAGAAGGCAGTGGCGATTTCGTGTTGAAGAACGACTCGTTAAACTTCGAGGTAACGGAGTTCAAAATCCCCGGCGTGAAAGTCATAGTAAAGCTGAAAAGCGAAGAGGAAAGGCTAGAAGAACAAATAAGTGGTCAAATAACGTTGTTCACGAAGTCCAACTGCGAACACTCGATCGCTGCTCGTCAATTCTTTAAAGAAAAAGGGCTTAGATACGTGGAAATAAACATCGATGTGTTTACCAAAAGTGGGAATGAATTGATGGAAAGAACGGGGAGTTGCGAAGTGCCTCAGATATTCTTTAACGATAGCTTGATAGGCGGATTGGCGACGCTGAAATCGTTGAGTGAGAGTGGGGAATTGCATGAGAAAATGAAGGAATTGTTGGGTCCGAAATGTCCCGAAGAAGCACCCAAAGTACCGGTTTATGGAATTAACGATGAGGAAGACAAAGAAGATGAATTGGTGGGGGTAGTGAGGTTTCTGAGACAGAGCTTGCCCATTCAGGACCGTCTGATTAAGATGAAAATGGTCAAGAGTTGCTTTGCTGGTCCTGATGTGGTGGAAGCCATTATTAACCACCTTGACTGCGGCAGAAGAaag GGCATTGCAACAGCGAAGATGATGGCCCAGAAGCACTTCATCCACCATGTCTTTGG ggaaaatgattttgagaatgggTACCATTATTATCGTTTCCTAGAACATGAACCATTTATAATGGGATGCTTCAACTTTAGAAGTTCAACCAACGATAATGAACCAAAACCTGCATATTTTATTGCGGATAGGCTTTCCAAGTTAATGTTTTCCATTGTGGAAATGGATGGCTATGTTTCTTACGATAGACTCCATGTCGATTATTTCCGCATCAGCAAAAGTGAAGAATTCCGCAG GTATATAAAATTGACTCGGGATCTGCAAAGGATAAATCTTCAATTATTCACACCAAATGAGAGGCTAGCCTTCTTCTTGAACCTATACAATGCAATGGTGATCCATGCTGTGATCAGCATCGGCCATCCCGAAGGAATACTTGATAATAAAGCCTTTTTCTTGGATTTCCAGTACGTCATTGGAGGCTACCCTCATTCCCTCAGCATCATTGAGAATGGCATCCTCAGAAACAACCGAAAATCCCCTTTTTCTTTGACCAAACCCTTTAGTAAAGAGGACCGCCGTTTACAT CTGGTTCCTATGAGAGTGAATCCATTGATTCATTTCGGATTATGCAAAGGAACAAGATCAAGCCCCAAGCTTAGGTTTTTCACTGCTCACAACGTGGAAGATGAGCTCATATCTGCAGCCAAGGACTACTTTCAGAGTGAAGGGATAAAAATTGATAGGGAACTTAGAACTGTTTATTTAACTCGGATCATCAAGTG GTTTAGCCAAGATTTTGGAGGACAAGAGAAGGAAATCTTGGAGTGGGTCCTGAATTACTTGGAAGGAAGGAACGCCAAGCTTTTGAAGACTATGTTGGGTGATGGAGACCCTATTACCATTGTGTATCAGGATTATGATTGGTCTGGTAATTTGTGA